One window of Curtobacterium sp. 458 genomic DNA carries:
- a CDS encoding C40 family peptidase, with product MGRHALPAAADSQHAEALPAPSAPSPSTADPVLRRPRGRRSALGPAAARSTFVQPTKQSRVVAMRPVPVAAAGSAVLSRTATLKAERALDPRHVRRAANAKRAAILLAPALAVTSSLTLAVPANAATPSTEAHSGTTTSQSALAGVPAAELQTYTVAHDVEVPVTAIDGVSTTTTVVSYPTVVTRFGVTTAQAESAISAALSAGGDRARILATALQYLGDPYVEGGASHSGIDCSGLTMVAYAAVGIPLVHYVPTQDAAATTIPESEAKPGDLVVYDNEDHVGIYLGQGLVLQAPHPGEVVDIVPMYPAAHHFARLLPAGS from the coding sequence ATGGGACGCCACGCTCTGCCCGCAGCAGCCGACAGCCAGCACGCTGAAGCGCTGCCCGCACCCTCCGCTCCCTCCCCGTCGACGGCCGACCCCGTGCTCCGCCGTCCGCGCGGTCGTCGCTCCGCGCTCGGCCCCGCCGCCGCTCGGTCGACCTTCGTCCAGCCGACGAAGCAGTCCCGCGTCGTCGCGATGCGTCCCGTGCCCGTCGCGGCCGCCGGCTCCGCCGTGCTCTCCCGCACCGCGACGCTCAAGGCCGAGCGCGCCCTCGACCCCCGGCACGTGCGTCGTGCCGCGAACGCCAAGCGCGCCGCGATCCTCCTCGCACCGGCGCTGGCCGTGACCTCGAGCCTGACCCTCGCCGTGCCCGCGAACGCCGCGACCCCGTCGACCGAGGCGCACTCGGGCACGACGACCTCGCAGTCCGCGCTGGCCGGGGTCCCTGCCGCCGAGCTGCAGACCTACACCGTGGCGCACGACGTCGAGGTGCCCGTGACCGCGATCGACGGGGTCTCGACCACGACCACCGTGGTCTCCTACCCGACCGTGGTGACCCGGTTCGGTGTGACCACGGCGCAGGCCGAGTCGGCGATCTCCGCGGCGCTGTCCGCCGGCGGTGACCGTGCGAGGATCCTCGCGACCGCGCTCCAGTACCTGGGGGACCCCTACGTCGAGGGCGGTGCCTCCCACTCGGGCATCGACTGCTCGGGCCTGACCATGGTCGCGTACGCCGCCGTGGGCATCCCGCTCGTGCACTACGTCCCGACGCAGGACGCCGCGGCGACGACCATCCCCGAGTCCGAGGCGAAGCCCGGCGACCTCGTGGTCTACGACAACGAGGACCACGTCGGCATCTACCTCGGCCAGGGGCTCGTCCTGCAGGCGCCGCACCCGGGCGAGGTCGTCGACATCGTCCCGATGTACCCGGCCGCGCACCACTTCGCGCGCCTCCTGCCCGCCGGGAGCTGA
- the rlmN gene encoding 23S rRNA (adenine(2503)-C(2))-methyltransferase RlmN: MASETRTPFEEQRSARPQVRPRTEGWTQAQDSAGRPLLQFASPKRGKPPVHLADLTVEERVEKVKELGLPAFRAKQLSTHYFTHHTSDPAKMTDLPAAQRDELVAGMLPPLLTETRRLATDNGDTIKFLWKLHDGALVESVLMRYPGRITLCVSSQAGCGMNCPFCATGQAGLTRNMSTAEIIEQIVRANAAIAAGELGGDPRKGGKDRVDAERVTNIVFMGMGEPLANYKRVMDAVRTMVAPQPNGLGMSARGITISTVGLVPAIKKLADENIPITFALSLHAPDDELRDELIPVNSRWKADEAIDAAYEYYAKTGRRVSIEYALIKDMNDHAWRADLLAEKLNARGRGWVHVNPIPLNPTPGSVWTSSEPHVQDEFVRRLNAAGIPTTLRDTRGKEIDGACGQLAAAE; the protein is encoded by the coding sequence ATGGCCTCCGAGACACGCACCCCGTTCGAAGAGCAGCGTTCTGCTCGTCCGCAGGTGCGCCCGCGCACCGAGGGCTGGACCCAGGCGCAGGACTCCGCGGGCCGCCCGCTCCTGCAGTTCGCGTCGCCGAAGCGCGGGAAGCCGCCGGTGCACCTCGCTGACCTCACGGTCGAGGAACGCGTCGAGAAGGTCAAGGAGCTCGGCCTGCCGGCGTTCCGCGCCAAGCAGCTCTCGACCCACTACTTCACGCACCACACGTCGGACCCGGCGAAGATGACCGACCTGCCGGCCGCCCAACGCGACGAACTCGTCGCCGGCATGCTCCCGCCGCTGCTCACCGAGACCCGGCGACTGGCGACGGACAACGGCGACACCATCAAGTTCCTCTGGAAGCTCCACGACGGCGCCCTCGTCGAGTCGGTGCTCATGCGCTACCCGGGCCGCATCACGCTCTGCGTGTCGTCCCAGGCGGGCTGCGGCATGAACTGCCCGTTCTGCGCCACGGGGCAGGCCGGGCTCACGCGGAACATGTCGACGGCCGAGATCATCGAGCAGATCGTCCGGGCGAACGCAGCGATCGCCGCCGGTGAGCTCGGGGGCGACCCTCGCAAGGGCGGCAAGGACCGCGTCGACGCCGAACGGGTGACGAACATCGTCTTCATGGGCATGGGGGAGCCCCTGGCGAACTACAAGCGCGTGATGGACGCCGTGCGGACCATGGTCGCGCCGCAGCCGAACGGCCTCGGCATGAGCGCCCGCGGCATCACCATCTCGACCGTGGGCCTGGTCCCCGCGATCAAGAAGCTCGCGGACGAGAACATCCCGATCACCTTCGCGCTCTCCCTGCACGCACCCGACGACGAACTCCGCGACGAGCTCATCCCGGTGAACTCGCGGTGGAAGGCCGATGAGGCCATCGACGCCGCGTACGAGTACTACGCGAAGACCGGTCGCCGCGTGTCGATCGAGTACGCGCTCATCAAGGACATGAACGACCACGCCTGGCGCGCCGACCTGCTCGCCGAGAAGCTCAACGCGCGCGGTCGTGGCTGGGTGCACGTCAACCCGATCCCGCTCAACCCGACGCCCGGCTCGGTGTGGACCTCGTCCGAGCCCCACGTGCAGGACGAGTTCGTCCGCCGCCTCAACGCTGCCGGCATCCCGACGACCCTCCGCGACACCCGCGGCAAGGAGATCGACGGCGCCTGCGGTCAGTTGGCTGCGGCCGAGTAG